The genome window tatttcactctGTGACATTCGTGCCCTACTCATCGCTTACCTGTGTcactcttcccctccctctctgcccagAGCCTCAAAAGGGCATGGCTTTGATCTTGAAGTGAGTTGGGGTTTTCAATCCTTATAAGGTTGATCCGCTCCTCACTGAAGTCCAGCTCTCGCGCCAACTCTGTGGAGGAGAATAAATCACAGTAATGATTTCGATGGCACAGTTatgcatttgaaatgtttggCAGCAAACATTAAGTAATTATGTATCTTTTAAGTTTGCTACCTTGATCACTGCAGCTAACGTTTGACTCACCTGTCCAGCTGAAGCCCAGATGGTCAGCTATAATGGCCAACCgttgctcttttctctctgcttcatcCTGTGGATCTACTGTAAATACCACCAGACAGCCATGAGCGGTCAGAGCCGCAGAGTATACCAAATCAGACCACATTTACAAAAGGAATTGACAGAAATCTTCACTGGCTtccttgacagattttttttcatttttggaggggggggtaATTCATTACATTGAATCAAGAAACCTAAAACAAGTACATGAAATGCCTGCAAAGAATAGCCATGATAAACCTAGTGGTGGTACTATGAttaagaaatgtacatttcaatAACTAGAGGAGTATTAGCATTACATGCAATGGTTGAAATAATCTTTAGAACACTTTAGACACTAAGTTGTCTTCCCAAGTTCCATAAAGCCTTTAAGTCAATCTTGAGATTCTCAGCACACATAGAAGGAAAGATAGACGTcattacagacacaaacacagcacaagtGACACAGTCACATGGATTCTTCAACTACAATTGGGACTCAACtacaagagacagagaggcagcacCTTTACAGCTGCAGTGTACTAATGAGGCACAACAGATAGAGAATAGCCCCTTAAACTTGGGGGATACCTTGACTTTGATCTTTATCATCTGGGATTCGCTGCATCTGTGTCTCAACAGGGTCGTCCCACAGTGGTCTAATGGGAAAGACGTCTCCTGAGGGAGGGAACTGCATCTCAGGGAAAGTTTCTCTTTCTATTATTGATGGATCGATGAGACTGCTCTCATCATCCGAGTTGGCAGCTGCAGCCTCatgttctttctctgtctctgcctgcgCCAATCTTGCCACAAGTTTTGCGGCTTCATCACTTATCTCTTCAAAGAAATCAATGGACTGTTTGCATGGCTCACTTGTCTCTTTAGTGGGCGTTGTTGGCTGAGATGACTGACCGCTTTTGCCACGGACTGGCAATCTGGACTGGAAGCTTTTAGATTTTGCTGAATCAGCACTCTTTTTAGCGGATGGCTTGGTGGTCTCCCCCTCACAGAAGCTCTTGGCTTTGGAAGATGTCTTGGTTTTGGCATCCACAGAAGGACCTGCATCTGTCTCAGATTTTCTCCTTGAATCCTTTTTTACAGGAACCTTAAGCTTTTTGTCTTGGGTTGACTCGGCACGCTTGACACTAGAATCAGGCTTTAAAGTGCTAGCCTTGATGGGTATTCTAGATTTTGATTCGGAAGTGAAGGAGGCCTCTTTTTTAAGAGTTGCTGAAGAGGAGGTTGAATGAGATGGCGAGGGAATTGTGGATTTTCCCCGACCTTGAGCAGCAGACTTagcttgtgttttcactggagTCTTTTTAACACTACTGGCAGAACTTTGTTTGGACTTGCCTGTTTGTTTGGGGGCTTCTATCACTGATTGAGGTTCCTCTGGAGAAGAGTCAGAGGACTCTTGGCCCTGCTCAGGATAAACTGATCTGGTGACTGTAGTTTCTGCTGTCTGTACATTCGTTATCATTTGGTCAGGGCAACTTGTGTCTAAATCTAAACAACcttcatttacatgtttttctgttttagtctCTAGACCTTCAGGGGATGTCTGATCTTTCTTTGCAGATTTGGATGAAGCTGAAATGCCCATTTTAGGGATTTTACATTTGGAGGCATCAGCTTTCAAGGCTGGCTGGTCACATTCAGTTGGGGACTGAAGCTCAGCTGTTTCTTTTGATTTCTCAGTCTCCTCAGTCTTTACCTCTAGTGTTAGATTGAGGCCAACTTCGGGTTCTTCTGCTGATCTCACAACTTCCTGACTGGGCTCTTCTAAGAGAGGCTCCTCTAAAGGCTGTTCTCCTATCTGGAAAAAGGCAAAGCCACCCGCCTCTTCCTCATAGCTCCTCTTAGTCATATCAATAGCACCACTTCGGGTCATCTCAAAGAGTTTCCCCTCTTGGAATAGGAAGGGGTTGGGCTCACTGGTAGGAGTGCTCTCTTCTGTTGGTGTCCTACCAGGTGTTGTGTCTGGAGTTGCTTGGAGAGACTGACGATCTACTGCCAGATTCAGTAtcttttgttcctcctctttGACACGTGCTGCAAAAGCAGCATCATCCTCCCGCATGGTAGACCATGAGTCAGTGTCCACCCTTGCAGTGACACCTTTTGACTCAGTTCTGGGAGGTCCCAGtgcatcatcatcctcttctgTATCATCATAGATACAGACCTCCggtttgaacatttcttttgatCGACCTATGGAAGCAGTTGCAGCTTCTGGTGCTCCTGTATGCACCTTATGATCCTCTTTCACCTCATCTGTTACATTGCTACCTTGTTTTTGTGCACCAATCTTTTGATCGGTAACACCTAACTTTTGACCACCCTTGccatcacttttgttttctcttgatttCCTCAAACTCTCCTCCTTTTGctcatctgttctgttttcagcGTTTGGTGTTCCAGCAGACTTTTTGGCAGTACTGTCTTTATCGGCAGATGGTGGGACTGTTTGTGCCTGTGCGGTTTCGAGTTTGGATTTTGAATGATGCTGGCCTGAGACAGACTGAGGTCCCTCTGAAGTGACACTGGCTGTTGTGTTCTTGACCTCTTTGCTGTGGGATCCATCATGCAAACCTGCtgaaaaaggagagggaggttGTACTTTAATATGGGgatcaacaaaaacagctaaCTTTGAATCTTCAGCGGGTCTACTGAGCCCACATTCACTCTGCGAAAGCTTCCCTCTTGTGGGCTCTAATGTTTCATAGCTGTCATCCCCTATTTTGGCATCTGCTGAAGGGAACAAATCTTTTCTAGAGTTTTTTTTGCTCCTCGCGTCTTGTTCCatttcatcaaatgttttaattttggcTGCCATCTTAAACATCTCCTCCTCTGGAGTGAGTTTTCTCTTAGCTTCATAGCTGTCTGATGTATCCTCTTCTTCTGGATCTTCAGGGATGACAGCCGGTTTGGATGGAACAGAGAGGAATGTATGGTCAGGGGGTTTGGGGTTTACCTCATAACTTACCTCTTCAGAACTAGGAGTATCAGGGGAGAGGGGACTCTTACCAGAACTCGTCATCTGAGATGTCTGCTCACAACTGTCATCATCAGCACTAGCCTCATGGTCTCGAAGCAGCCTACCACGCAAAGCATCTTGGGGGAATTCTGTAGCTTTGCAGGGTTCTGGATGGCTAGATGGTTTACTAGGTGAGCCTAGAGCTGTTGGGAAGGACGGGTGGCTTTTTTGCTCTACAGGGCTGCTCTCTAAGGAGTCATGAGGGGGTGATTCCTCGGTTGGGCTAGGGTCAATTGAGTCTGGGGATTTATGGGAGGAGTTTTCTTCCATGAGAGGACTACCCTCTAGAGAGTCTCTGTGGCTTATTGTCAAAGAGTCATCAGCTAATGGACTGAGGGCATCTGAGTCTTGTTTTAAAGGCAGTTCTAAGCTTTCATGACGCTGAGATGACGATCTAGAGGCTGGAGAACCAACTAATGACAATGCTAGCTGACGATCAGGGCTCTCGTCATCGCTAAGAAAAGTCTCTATAGTCTCTGAAATTTGCTTTGTAAGCTTCTGAGGTTTAGATGGCTTAGACTCACTCCTCCTAACAGATATGGACTCACTTGTAGTGTGGTCATCTGCAGCCTCGCTGGAAGAGACAGGGAGGGTCAATTCTGTAGACAGTTGGTCACCAGCGGCCCTTATACCAGAGTCTCCAGACTTCTCTGtgtctttactttcttttttgaCCGTAGTGGCAGTTGCTGCCAAAGTTGTCAAGGTCTGCTGTCCAGTTTTGggagaaagacacacactctctgggCTTGTGCCTGGAGTGGCTAGACCCTCATGTTTGTAACTGTCCTCAGAGCTCATATGAGGGGTTCCATCTCCAGAACTGGCACTTAGTGAGTCTGCTACACCCTCATGTTTTAAGCTGTCAGAGCTATCATCAAGGCCACCATTCCCAAAGTCTACAGTTTCAGTTAGCTCTGAATGGGCAGCAGCAACTGACttggtttctttctctctgtcttgctgGGTAGTCTCTTTCTTGCGAGGTTTGGAATCCAAAGATACTTCTCGTTCTTGGGAAACACGCGAGGCCATTGCTTTGGTTGTGGATTTTGACTGGGTGGTTTCAGATTTTGTGGTTTTCTCTGATCTTGGTGTGGTGGATGATTTTAACTCAAATAGCCCAGACTTTCTCTTTGAGGGGTCCTGCCCAGTTTGAAATGCTTGCATCAGCTCTTTAACTGACATAGTCTCTTCAAGTTTTTCAGATTCAGCTTTGGGGGACTTTGGAGGGCCCTGTTTTGATTTAGGgctttctttgggttttggagaGGATTTGCCCATAACAGGCAATTGTGAAGGCTTGCTTCCGGTGACCTTTTTGCTCTTTTGCTCTGCCTCTACTTTCTGCTGTAAGGCTTTGACTTTGTCCTTTATTGACCCAATGGGGGTTTCTTCAACGACTGGGGATACAGGTGATGCTGGGGCAGGAGCTGCAGGCACACTTAGAAGGGCACCTGTGTCTGTTGATTCCTCTGCATGCCCCTGGTCTTTCCCCTTCCTCCTGACTGGCTTTTTAAcatctccagcagctgttttgtCCTGCACTTTGGTTAAAGCGGTTGGTTTTGCACTTCTGCGTAGCACAACATCAGTGAATTTTTCTTGGACGACTGGTTCTTTTTTAGCTTTCGTTTTGGAGCTCACAGGTGCATCCAGGAGGTATTCTTTCAGGTCACCACTGTCCTTTATGGCTTTAGGTCTGGGGGCTCCTCTGTTAGCTCTACTTTCACGTAAGACAGGCTCTTGCATTTCTAAGGCTGCCATCCTTTTGGCCTCCTCTACCTCACTGTCTGAGAGGAGAACCCACTCCTCAGCCATTCTAGCTGCTTTTGTTAtcttctctgctgcctctccctCGTAAGTTCCACTCCTCAGTATTTCACTGACTTTCTCTAGGTCCTCTTTGACTTTCTCTAAGTCCTTCTCCATTATTTCTAATGGCTCTCCAGAAACATCCTCAGTCCCTTTCTCTAGACCACACCCTCCTAAAGAAGGGGATTTCTCTGTGGAGTCTGCAGTCAAGATGGCAGTCATTTTGATCAAATCTTGTTTCATCTCTGACACGTCGGATAGGAGGTCTGGTTCTCGGATCAGCTCTGATTTCAGGACTGATGTCTCCGTCTCTTCATCTTCCATATGGAAGAAGAACAAGTAAGGagtaaagaaaatcaaaaattcaaatgaaaggaGACAGACATTGGAGAATGTGGTCAGGACAAGATTGGAACACACTGCAGGGATCATAGGACAACAAATTCACATTGGGTTCTACATCAGGGTATTGGAGGAATTGGGCTTATACTTTCATGTCTCTGGGGAACTGTGGGGGAGCAAAGGCTAAATAATACCAATGGCAAATGATATGAGCAGGAAATAACTTGCTTATACACTCAGCACACCCACACTCACAAGACAAATCTATTGAACAAGActgaaagacatttaaaaaaaaatataccaACTATGAGGGACTATGAATGACTAGATAACCAAGAAACCAACAAATACAATGGAACAagggaaaacaaaggaaacaaagaaagaccATCAAGACATCTCAAGATTGCTCagaatgtcaaaaatgtcaatgtGACTTGAAAACAACTTAGAATACTAGTTGCTTCTGTCAAAGAAAGCCAGTGATAGTCTATACAACAAAAGATGATTTGTCATGCTTTTAATTCTGGACAAAGCAGATCATTCACTTTCACAAAATCAAAGGAGGATTGctaaaatacaagaaaaaacatcttgcaTGGAGGGGCAAAACTTTAAACTCCTTTTGCCCGCCGTTCAGGCTTATGCTTAACCTACACAAGTaactcaaatgaaaacaaataactgtGTACAAAACCATAAGCAGATGGTATTGTGAGGGGACATTCCGACATAACCacaccaacaaaaaacaacaacaaattagCTGTTATTAACAAGACATTACATGTAACTATTCAGACATACAAGCACACGCATACACATTAATGTAAGGCAAGTTATTTCCATGCATAGCGAAGGGAAGTGCTGATGGAAAGGTTGCGGTAAAGAGTGAGTGGAAAGTTCTGCGTACTGATTGAGTTTACAGTTAGTGCAAAAGAGATGCTCATGATCAAGAGCTGCTTGCTAATATGTCTTCATTCAGTAATGTGGTGAGTTCTTGGTCCAGTTACACAAATACTGCCAATATACATTGTCAGTTATATCTACATCAAATATTCTGTACATATTATACATATTCCATTCCtcttaaaaacacatacatgcgATTTAAGAGAATAACACATGACCCATATATGTACAGGCTAATTAAATTGCCCATGTAAATCTTATTTGCCATTTTCCATTTTAGCCATGTTCACATTACTACATGAACAAGGTTAGAAGGGTAGGAGGGGAAGGATTCAGAAAGCTTGCTTTGCCATTACACAAGAGGCATACAACTAGAGGGAATGCTAATATTCTTCAACCCTAATCTCTTGAAACTGTGTGCTTTTGCAATTGCTAGCACCCAGTTTCAGGAACTCTAAGAGCAAGTGCACATGGGTGTGAGCAACCAAGGTTGGGGAACTTTTACATCCCACAAGCAGGTTTCAATAATATTAATGATCTCTCATTAATATTTATGTTAATATTATATCAATATCAACAGTCTGTCATTGACCTAACCTCTACAAAGTCAGCCTTTATGTTACGGAAAGATGTGTTTTGATGCGCATTTAAATCTGTGctatgaaaaaaagtgaaatgtgttgcagtCACAATACGTGGCaagatttttttgattttggagaGGTATTATTGTGTACGAAACCACAACATATTTTTGGTGTCGTCTATGCAGCTTAAAAATGCGGGCATTTTAATTCCAAAACACGTAGCTAAAATATGTGACCTGGCTGCATGAACACAACCCCAGTTGCATCCATCCACCTACCTCAAGCTAATTTGGAGTCACTAAATGACCCTACAGGTTCAACATAATAAATAACGAAAGTGGCTGCCTGCTTCTGACCAGCAAAAAACTTAGAGGTCTTTGTCAAATAAACATCACCACAGTATGAATGAGCTCAATTTTTGAGTACATACGTAGATGGCAGCGTCTGACTCTTTCTCCACATGTCCGATCTCAAATTGTGAGGGGGACAGAGTTAAATTGAAGACATTGTGGCAGGTGtgaaatcagaaaaagaaagtaaagagtGAAGTTAAGCCTCAGGAGAAACAGAACATAGATAGGGGGAGGTGCAGGAAAGAAATCTTTGTTTGACAAGACGAAAAAACATGAAGCTTAAAGGGCTTTGATTAGATGGATATGATCTACAGCTATGCTAAGGGCTTAAATggcagtgtcagtgtgtcagtctgaTTATTGCTCTGTTTAACTTCATTAGGCTAATCACCCATACAATATCAGTATTTTGTCATATTAGTTTGATTAATGAAGATAAGCACACATGCAATATCATTAAAGAATAGCAATATAATTTAGTATATTATTTTGTGGAATAAAGAAATTTAAATAGGAAAACAATGTCTTACATTTCTCTAGCATTCTGCtggtctggaaaaaaaacatgggaaaTAGATCACCGTTAGTCTTCTTTCATCCACTGGATGTCTTGTTATTCTAACTACTATTACTACAACAACTGCTAGTTGATATAAAGAACACAATGGACAAACAGCAAACGACAGCAAAAATGAGCTATGCCACTGACAAATCACACACTAGTCTActacaataaacaaaatatatctaaaatacaacatttgaCTACTTGTGAACACGTCTTTGATTTAGTCTTGATGACAAGGCAGTGGACAGGCTAGGCGAGCAGAGCTAGTTagtagaagagagagagagaagcggTGGCTGCTTTTACCTCTTCCTCTTGCTCTTGGTCTGAATCGGACTCCTTTTGGGAGCAAGAAGCAGCAAGAAGCAGAAAGATGTACAAATAGAAATGATAGCAACGTTAAAGAGGGAAAAAGTGACAGTGGACAATGTATGGTTACCATAGCAACGAAGACAACCAGTCAGTGTGATTTCTGGGAAAGCCGCGgtgattgttaaaaaaaagcattacagGCAAAGATTTTCACGATAAAATAAGATTCATCTTTCACATGATTTCCTGAATCATACAAAATATGTTTCTTGCCTCTTGAACTAGCCATGGTATGCAGACTAGCCATCACACTGTGTGACTTATTGGAGGCTCACTGGGTAGAAAGTCAGTGTTCACAGTTGAGTAGCACGGCATTACTAATGTGCGATTTGAGATGCCAAACTTTAAATATAAGAAATAAGAATTTGCTACTAGAAATATTGCTTAGAATCTAATTAAGGTTATGTCTTGCAAAGGTATTACAACTGATAAGTTGGAGATTAGTATGTATTACAGCATTACAGGGGGAATAGGCTCAAGTTTGCAGTATGGTCCAGGTTATTGGAATGCTTTTCATGGTAAATTATAGCTGCAAACGCACAGTTTTACTTATAAGAACTAACAAGATACGCAACCTCTGTTGAGTCAAACAACAGTAGGGTGCCCTTACCTTGCAGTGTGATGGGAGGGTGATGTTAAGGTTGCATATGGCATTTTGGGTGAGTGACCTGTAGTTCCTGGGTTCTTTCATAAAGGACAGACGGCCACATGGCTCCTGAGTGTTGTCTCTGATCTGCAACAGCCAAGCAGTTCAGCAATAGTCAGGAAAAGTCTATCTTATATGCACACAATATGCAAGAAAATCAATACGGTGACTTATGGTTGAATATTGCTGcacattacatattttaaaaaaatagttcTTACTTTGATGAAGAGTGCtagtctgttttctttaaaggcAAAGAAGCTGAAGAGATGGTGCTGGCCACTTTTGGTAAGGGGAACAAGGTTTCCAAAGCAGTCTGCATAGATAGGTTTGCCTTCAAGTACCTTGGATATATAACAGGCAGGTGAGTACAAGGGCTAAATAACACATGGTAATGATAAAAAGTAATTGCATCCATTTTCAACCCAGCCTAACTGTTGAATATAGCATTTCAAAAAGTATATCCTATGCTCTCCTTCCTCACCTCCACGTCTCGGCTGCGGGCCACCTCAGTAAAGTTCTCCTGCTGCTCTAGGGTTTTGTCAATCTTGTCGTCTGTCATGCAGAAGCAGCGCAGTCGGGCCTCAATGGGATCGTGCGTCTTTGCGAAGATAACAAACTTGGCCATGTAAGGGACACAGATGATCTCTCGGTACACCTGAGTGGAGAAGTTGACAGATTCCTGGACTTGCCGACAGTCTATCAGCCAAAATCTAGAAAGCAGAGTGGGGTTGGGAAGAATCGGTGAGACTGAGTATTTGCTGGCTGCCTCATTTGAGTTAAATCAGACCAGTAATAGATTTACTTGGGTAACAACAAACTCTTTTTTGTGATACCTGGCAGATACATTGGTGGTGAAGGAGACACAGTCATTGATGAATGTTAATGGAGTGGTTCCGGTTATGTCTTCCCATTGAGCAGGCGTTGTTCCACCTACACATGGATGCAAAATATCCGATTGTTATATTAGACTGTGAGCATATGTCTTGCTGGTCTATTtgcaggttttgtgtgtgtgtgtgctctctaACCAGTGATACTACAAAGCAGTCGTAATGTGGGGGTGTCCCCTCCGAAGCCATTAAGGATTGGGTCGGAGTTGGTCTTGGGGACGGGGATGGTCATGGTAATGGGTTTGTGGAACTTCCTCCTGCGTGGCTCCAAAGTGACGATGGGACTGAAGGTGGCCTTGTTGCCCAGGATCTTCCTCACTACATCCACATTCACTGGCTGGGCCTGATGGAGTAAACAGAGAATATAATGACCTATATTCTTATTGTCAAGAAATCCTACACAGGTCATGCACAGGTTGGTCTTCTGACTGAAGGgttaggattagggttagggttagcttGGTTAGGGTTTGCTGGAGTGTACTTTGTACCAGATTCTTCAGCTGACTCCAAtctgtgcagtgtttcccaATAATTAACAAGACTCAGTTGGCCAACAATAGTCTAGTTTGCTAGaatatatgacattttaaaataaattacagaaAAAGTAACTTTTCCATGAGATGCATCTGTAAATGTTCATTACAAGTGTACGAAAACTTTTGACCATGTCAACAGGTatactgatgtttttgtcaATTACCTGTAGTCCGACCCTTATCCTCTTGGTGAGGGCCCCCTCGGGGAAAACCGCCTGCACTTGGGGCACAACAGTGCTGCTCAGGACGCCTCCTTCAGGACCAATAAGATTGCTGTCTTGCTTGATGCGAGACACCACAGCAAAGTATTGTGGGAAATCTCTCGTGATGATACGGCAAATGCGcttcttctccagctcctctggcGTGTCCAGCTCTGGAAGAGGACGGCAGCAGAGAGTGACATGTGTCAGAGACAATAATGTAGGAGCAAACTGACaggttttctgctgttttccccGCAGACGAACTGACCCTCATCCATGCCGTTGAGTATCTGGTTGAGCTCCTCCTGCGTGTGTTCACAGTGATGCTCCTTCCAGCTCTCTCCGGTCTCGCTCCTCAGTATTACCAGCTCCCTTTCCTTTCCCCGTAGCGCAGCGAAGTGGGGGATCTCCACAATTACAGGACTGGAGGGGGAGAGGCCAGGTAGTGTGAGTGAGTAAATACAGAATGTCATGGACGATAGCATAAAGTGTGTCTAAATGTCTCAAGGCATGTGTCTCTTTTTCAATTTCTTGGCTTTACATATGACACTGCTAGCATTAGCGTCTTACTGCTTATGCCAACAGCCTTTGAACCAATTGGTCAGAGGTGAATGTCCGTCCTAGCGGGTGTTCATCAATTTAGTCCACCAAACACAATCGAGGTGATagttaataaatcatttttgaaCAAGTAGAGACATGTAAACTATGTATTAttgactgtttttgtgtgacttCAATATTGATCAAGTTAC of Acanthopagrus latus isolate v.2019 chromosome 10, fAcaLat1.1, whole genome shotgun sequence contains these proteins:
- the ank2b gene encoding ankyrin-2b isoform X11, yielding MGNAAMCKVCGSDKGLRTTGSLSNLDQNALPDYYCVEHFPAQPPLMLSDSNTSFLRAARAGNIDKVLEYLKGGVDISTCNQNGLNALHLAAKEGHVDLVQELLDRGAAVDSATKKGNTALHISSLAGQAEVVKLLVKRGADINAQSQNGFTPLYMAAQENHLDVVRYLLENGGNQSTATEDGFTPLAIALQQGHNQVVSILLENDTKGKVRLPALHIAARKDDTKSAALLLQNDHNADVQSKMMVNRTTENGKSGFTPLHIAAHYGNVNVATLLLNRGAAVDFTARNGITPLHVASKRGNTNMVGLLLDRGSQIDAKTRDGLTPLHCAARSGHDTSVELLLERGAPLLARTKNGLSPLHMAAQGDHVDCVKHLLQHKAPVDDVTLDYLTALHVAAHCGHYRVTKLLLDKRANPNARALNGFTPLHIACKKNRVKVMELLVKYGASIQAITESGLTPIHVAAFMGHLNIVLLLLQNGASPDVSNIRGETALHMAARAGQVEVVRCLLRNGAIVDARAREDQTPLHIASRLGKTEIVQLLLQHMAHPDAATTNGYTPLHISAREGQVETASVLLEAGASHSLATKKGFTPLHVASKYGSLDVAKLLLQRRAPPDSAGKNGLTPLHVAAHYDNQKVALLLLDKGASPHAMAKNGYTPLHIAAKKNQMEIATVLLQYGAETNILTKQGVTPLHLASQEGHADMAALLISKGAQINVQTKSGLSALHLAAQEDKVAVSEILAKNGANLDQQTKLGYTPLIVACHYGNAKMVNFLLQNGASVNAKTKNGYTPLHQAAQQGNTHIINVLLQNGAKPNAITVNGNTALGIARRLGYISVVDTLRVVTEEIITTTTTVTEKHKLNVPETMTEVLDVSDEEGDDTMTGDGGEYLRAEDLRELGDDSLPGQYLDGMNYLRFSLEGGRIDSSDRSFTPTHHSYYSPKHEGMMDELLNCQVTSLARENERDSYRLSWGTENLDNVALSSSPIHSGHSSPCPDHGDHSSFLVSFMVDARGGAMRGCRHNGLRIIIPPRKCSAPTRVTCRLVKRHRLATMPPMVEGEGLASRLIEVGPSGAQFLGKLHLPSAPPPLNEGESLVSRILQLGPPGTKFLGPVIVEIPHFAALRGKERELVILRSETGESWKEHHCEHTQEELNQILNGMDEELDTPEELEKKRICRIITRDFPQYFAVVSRIKQDSNLIGPEGGVLSSTVVPQVQAVFPEGALTKRIRVGLQAQPVNVDVVRKILGNKATFSPIVTLEPRRRKFHKPITMTIPVPKTNSDPILNGFGGDTPTLRLLCSITGGTTPAQWEDITGTTPLTFINDCVSFTTNVSARFWLIDCRQVQESVNFSTQVYREIICVPYMAKFVIFAKTHDPIEARLRCFCMTDDKIDKTLEQQENFTEVARSRDVEVLEGKPIYADCFGNLVPLTKSGQHHLFSFFAFKENRLALFIKIRDNTQEPCGRLSFMKEPRNYRSLTQNAICNLNITLPSHCKESDSDQEQEEETSRMLEKYEETETSVLKSELIREPDLLSDVSEMKQDLIKMTAILTADSTEKSPSLGGCGLEKGTEDVSGEPLEIMEKDLEKVKEDLEKVSEILRSGTYEGEAAEKITKAARMAEEWVLLSDSEVEEAKRMAALEMQEPVLRESRANRGAPRPKAIKDSGDLKEYLLDAPVSSKTKAKKEPVVQEKFTDVVLRRSAKPTALTKVQDKTAAGDVKKPVRRKGKDQGHAEESTDTGALLSVPAAPAPASPVSPVVEETPIGSIKDKVKALQQKVEAEQKSKKVTGSKPSQLPVMGKSSPKPKESPKSKQGPPKSPKAESEKLEETMSVKELMQAFQTGQDPSKRKSGLFELKSSTTPRSEKTTKSETTQSKSTTKAMASRVSQEREVSLDSKPRKKETTQQDREKETKSVAAAHSELTETVDFGNGGLDDSSDSLKHEGVADSLSASSGDGTPHMSSEDSYKHEGLATPGTSPESVCLSPKTGQQTLTTLAATATTVKKESKDTEKSGDSGIRAAGDQLSTELTLPVSSSEAADDHTTSESISVRRSESKPSKPQKLTKQISETIETFLSDDESPDRQLALSLVGSPASRSSSQRHESLELPLKQDSDALSPLADDSLTISHRDSLEGSPLMEENSSHKSPDSIDPSPTEESPPHDSLESSPVEQKSHPSFPTALGSPSKPSSHPEPCKATEFPQDALRGRLLRDHEASADDDSCEQTSQMTSSGKSPLSPDTPSSEEVSYEVNPKPPDHTFLSVPSKPAVIPEDPEEEDTSDSYEAKRKLTPEEEMFKMAAKIKTFDEMEQDARSKKNSRKDLFPSADAKIGDDSYETLEPTRGKLSQSECGLSRPAEDSKLAVFVDPHIKVQPPSPFSAGLHDGSHSKEVKNTTASVTSEGPQSVSGQHHSKSKLETAQAQTVPPSADKDSTAKKSAGTPNAENRTDEQKEESLRKSRENKSDGKGGQKLGVTDQKIGAQKQGSNVTDEVKEDHKVHTGAPEAATASIGRSKEMFKPEVCIYDDTEEDDDALGPPRTESKGVTARVDTDSWSTMREDDAAFAARVKEEEQKILNLAVDRQSLQATPDTTPGRTPTEESTPTSEPNPFLFQEGKLFEMTRSGAIDMTKRSYEEEAGGFAFFQIGEQPLEEPLLEEPSQEVVRSAEEPEVGLNLTLEVKTEETEKSKETAELQSPTECDQPALKADASKCKIPKMGISASSKSAKKDQTSPEGLETKTEKHVNEGCLDLDTSCPDQMITNVQTAETTVTRSVYPEQGQESSDSSPEEPQSVIEAPKQTGKSKQSSASSVKKTPVKTQAKSAAQGRGKSTIPSPSHSTSSSATLKKEASFTSESKSRIPIKASTLKPDSSVKRAESTQDKKLKVPVKKDSRRKSETDAGPSVDAKTKTSSKAKSFCEGETTKPSAKKSADSAKSKSFQSRLPVRGKSGQSSQPTTPTKETSEPCKQSIDFFEEISDEAAKLVARLAQAETEKEHEAAAANSDDESSLIDPSIIERETFPEMQFPPSGDVFPIRPLWDDPVETQMQRIPDDKDQSQVDPQDEAERKEQRLAIIADHLGFSWTELARELDFSEERINLIRIENPNSLQDQSHALLRLWAEREGKSDTETTLIKRLTKINRMDIVHLIETKIIKSTQDETTSHTYAEIERTIALDHSEGFSALHEDIDSPRPGRRTEATRRSPGSGQEVPMVSAEDLSSSLSSLHETMGRSETDSTATGLLRNAQKEKLQKEMETTYSSQRIYEELTDTVHTGSFKQADDLPDIPSQTVTEEKYTDEHGNIVVKKITRKVIRKYVSPDGMETQEVTIEGSHQETVQIEEGDAVSRVVKRTVLRSEGDQKELTFSEPLALGAATSSEFEVEPVQGRKVSKVVKTTVVRGERMEKQMGDPSLAADLPSAREDFEKALSYTGGFGKMLVPHVVEKEVVQDDGSVVKRSHMRKSRTQKRTVMRDAQGKHVHLERLDDTPDALQPDALQQHLHQLLRRYCEDDREEEGEDGDEEEEGGDIDESFD